The genomic window TCACGACTTTTTCCAGTTTTGTCGTGATCTTAATATCTGCCACGTTTGCTGGTTCATGTGCAAGCTTCGTTTTGACACCAATAGAGTTAATCAAATgtaaattacaaatatcAAACTTACAAATGGATTTATCTGATGAGGAAAGACATACTAGTATCATTCCAACCATAAAACATATAGTAAAAGAACGTGGAATCTTAGGTCTATGGCAAGGTCAATCGAGTACGTTTATTAGAGAATCCATAGGTAGTATGATTTGGTTTGCTACATACGAGCTAATGAAACGGAGTTTGAGAATGGAAAAGGATTCTAATGACACATGGGAACTATTAATCAGCGGTGCCATTGCAGGATTAGCATTCAATGGAACTGTCTTCCCTGCAGATACAGTGAAATCTATAATGCAAACAGAACATACAAATTTAAAAGAGACCGTGCAGAATATACTGGACCGATACGGCGTCGCTGGATTTTATCGTGGCCTAGGAATTACCCTTATAAGAGCTATCCCTTCCAATGCAGCTATTTTTTTCACGTATGAAAAGTTGACTAAACTAATATAAAGCTATATAGccaatatataatattttttccctttttatttcatcaactttaatttttaatatattcgaATCAATTCAACTCAAGCTAGACTTTTATCCACTATTCGTCTTGGAATATCAATTAGTCCGACTTTTAGGTAACGATTGCATCTTGTGCATCTTCTGGCTTAAATAGAGGTATGAAGCTTTCCAGAAATCTAAGCGCTGGCATTGCAGTGCAGCTACTACCTCTCCGAGTCCTACTTATGACATTACTAACTGGTTCAGTAAGTCTAGAATTCTGCTATTGAGGATAATTATAGTAATTCCTATATAATAGCATAACCTTCCTACCACTCACCTAAAAAGCTTGAAGTTATAAAGGACAGCGAGTAAAAAAGCCGGCACCCATTTACAGCACCAGGAACTTACATACCATGAAACAGCTAGTTTATTCTAATCTAATATAATCTAATCTAATCTAATCTAATCTAATCTAATCTAATCTTAGGGTATCTCTTACAAATATAAGTAAAAGTTGAATTGCCCAATGTAGAAACTGTGTGTTGCCAGAGGAATTCCGCAGACGATTCTAAGACGGAGATCGGTTCTTAAAGAATATCCCCGCCCCCcttaaaattattgaaccAGGCCTGGGACGGATTAGGATTAATGGATTAAAAAAGCAAGGGTTGGGcatgaaaattttgaaaaaaaggtagggtagaaatcaaatattatGGATTGAGAACAGGGTTGGTCTATTCTGGCCATGGATTGGGGCATGGATtggagaaaaaaattgaaaaatagtagtcgtataatatgatttttatagtattttctcataaattatataataaaaaaaatggattggaTTAGGATAGACTTTGGGTTAGGAAAGGATTAGGCCTGAATTGAAGATTCTCGGCGGGGATTAAAAAAAGGTAGGGTAGGCCCAAGATCCCTTGGGATAGACCAAAAATCCTGTCCGTCCCAGGCCTGTCATTGAACGTTCTCTCAGAAAATCTTGGCACGAAGAAATATGTCGTATTGTACATCACGTAATCGATCCCTCGAGGGCTCAACGACTTATCTCAGCGACATATATAAGGGGATGGCATATATCCCAGACATAAAGTATTCGATTGAAATTGGATTTGGGGTTATCATTTGTTTTAATTCTCATTCCCAGGACTACAACAATTCAACACaaagtaaaaataaacagCATTATGGGTCTCGTTAAACAAGTTCGTTTAGGTCAATCAGGTCTTAAAATCTCACCAATCTTAATTGGTTGTATGTCCTACGGTTCAAAGAAGTGGGCAGACTGGGTCATcgaagataaagaaaagattttcAGTATCTTGAAACATTGTTACGATAACGGATTACGTACATTTGATACTGCGGATGTTTACTCCAATGGTTTGAGTGAAAGAATCATTGGTGAAttcttaaagaaatataatatcaGAAGAGAAACTGTTGTGATCTTGACTAAAATATTCTATCCGGTTGATGAGACCTTAGATTTGCACCATGGTAACTCTACTAATGAAAGAAACGCTTTAGATTTGGTTAATCAAAATGGGTTATCAAGAAAACACATCATTACTGGTGTGAAAAACTCAGTTGAAAGATTAGGAACTTACATTGATGTCTTACAAATTCATCGTTTGGATCATGATACTCCAAAGGAGGAAATAATGAGAGCTTTAAATGATGTCATTGTGGAAGGTTCAGTTAGATACATTGGTGCATCATCTATGTGGGCCACTGAATTTGCTGAGTTACAATTTACTGCGGAAAAGAATGGTTGGTTCAAATTCGTTAGTTCTCAATCATATTACAATTTGTTAAATCGTGAAGATGAAAGAGAATTGATTCCGTTTTGCAAGAAACATGGTGTTGGTTTGATTCCATGGTCTCCAAACGCTAGAGGTGTCCTAACTAGACCTCTGGAACAGCAAACCACCAGAAAATTGACTGATCCTACATTTATTAGAATGGGATTGGATAAACTTTCTGAAGACCAAAAGGAAATCGTGAGGAGAGTGGAACATTTGGCTgctaaaaaaaatatttcaatggCAATGTTATCTATTGCGTGGACTTTACATAAAGGTGCCAATCCAATTGTTGGTTTGAATTCTATTGAAAGAGTGGATGAAGCTATTAAAGCCATCGATGTCGAATTAactgaagatgatattaaatatttggaagaaACTTACAAACCTCAAAACGTTCTGGGCTTCTAAAATACTTATTCCTAAGGAACTATACACAGTTATTTCTCTCAAAAGATTCAaattataattttgttaagtaatatatatatatatatatatggtcTTATATGTTTGTAATACGGTATGCCAATGCTATtagtaatgaaaaaaatgctAAAATAGATAAAGTTACATAAAAGAAGTAATGAACATAACGAGATAGAACATCACTGCACTCAACACTGTTTATTGGCCACCAACAAAGGCTTAGCTTGTGGTTTTTGTTCGTTCATGATTTTAGAGGTTTTGGGCAAGCAAAGTTGCTTAACATCATGATCCAAACCACCAGCGTCCAATACGTTGTCGATGGATACATGGCTACGCTGGTGCATCCTACGTTGTAAAACATTCAATCAATGTACCTGACTAAGGTACATTGTTGAAGGCTCGAAGACATACTAAGAGTTCTTTATGTCTTCAAGCCAACAGGTTCTCTTGCTACGAAAGGATTAATTCATGGTTTTGGATTAAACCAATTTCAGCTATCTCTAGAATTGATTACGTAGTCTACTCTCTAGGAACAATAGATAACCAGGGTCCAGAAACTTTTCTAAACTATCGTTGATAGTGAAAAAAAGATCTTAGGAAACTAAGAGGTATACAATTTCCAATATATAACTTTTTCAACTGAAATATTAGTAGAACGGTGTCTTGGGATCATAAGCAATAATATTCTCCAAATGAGCAGAAAAAAGTAGATTTGGGGCTTAACAAAAGGTGGAATACTTCAATTTGGTACCTAATATGTTTTGTATTTCTAacataaaataaaactCGTATGATTGACATAAAGGTTTATAGtgttttcaataaagtAATGTTGATAATCAATAGCCTAAATGTGTCGTTTTTAGTTATTTTAAACGGCGCTACCAAAAAGCTGTTTTAAAGTGTATCTTTGTGGCTATAACAAAATAGTAACATAACCTAGCTTTTTAGTACAAATAAAGCATCATCAGCAAACCATAtgtgaaaaatatcaacaagacctcataataaataagaaCTGTTAGCAGTTTATTACACTCGTCACAGAATTACTTTATTGCTGTATCAATATTTCCCCCAAGAGAGCTTTACTAATAACTTGTTATCTACCAGATTCAAGATATCAGTAATTTTTCACGTAACGTAACATAACGTTACAATGCTCCAACAAGCTCAAACTATTAAGTCGACATCATTCCCACCTCATTCAACgttaaataatatcaacaatGATAATACAACCCTAAGGAAGAATATAGAGTTTATCCTTTCAGCTGTATTTGATAATCGATTAGGTCCTACTAtcaaatatcaatatcctAAAAGTATACCTGGTTTTAAATATccatcgtcatcatcattattaagTCCAGGGTCCCCGAATAATAGCTCCAATCCAGATGAGCCTTTGAACCTAGCCAATTTAATGTTACCGAATAACGTTGAAAAAACTCCAGGCAAAGCAGACTTCACCGTTTTCATATTGtatcataataaaattacTCAAACATATCAGCTATTCCCTCCCTCATccaagaaaattaaaaatgcCGTTGTGCATTCAAGTGCTAATAATACCCCGAAATAcgataaattgaaaagataCAGCATACTTGTGGAAGATGACGAAACTGCAGACAAAGTTGATGCCCTAAAAACGACCGCCGAAGctccattatttttcataaatgTCGTAAATACAGTCTTAGATGAAACTAACGATAGAGGTGCCATTATTAAATCGCTTGCTGTGGGCACAActctgaaaaattttaatatttttaaacCACTATTACTTATGACTTTACATTTTTATATGTTAAATCCACGATATTCAACAGCACAAACTCTTATCGATTGCTTCAACATGCTCAATAGTTTAGATTTATCAATTGTCCAGAATCTACATTCGAAAGATCAACTACAATATATgttcaattcaataatggaTCAATCAGTGCTCCAAACTTTGTTCGATCCGAATAAaggaaatttcaaaaaaatattgaaatgtAAAATAATACCCCATAGTGATGAGTTTGGCAATAAGATATTATTCCATAATGAAACAATACATTACtattttgatttgtttAAACCTACAATTCTGCCGAAGCACTTTTCAAAGATACCATTGCAAGTAAGTTTAATCAAAAGTGACCCTATTAACATATCACTGAATTACAGTTCATATGTTCTAAATTTTCTTAACCAatttattccatttttaCAGAAGttagatttttcaaaaggCATAAAACCATGGAAGCTTCTAGTAACCTCAACAAATGAAACCAAATCAACGTTGAGTGATTTTATAATTGCTCTATCAAATCTAGTCTCTTGTTTTACAGGGAAgcaaaataattatttcatGAATAAACAcatattaatttttccataTATGGATATATCTATAATTGATGCTTTACGAAAGTTCCTAGAGCCTACTTCAGAATTTCACGATAGTTTCACCATAGTCGGTACAGGGAATccaattttccaatttcaaaCAGATATTTGGgactattattatgatatGGACTCAGAAATTCTATATGATGCTTCAAATCATAGTAATATCAATAGCAATTCCTTGGAAAAACTGACTTTACAACAAGAATTAAGGAACAGCTCAACATcgttaaagaaattatttgCCAAACCGTACACTGTAACGACGATTTCGagtaataattcatctaatcatgataatttaacttcttccaataatagcattaatattataaatcATGGTTTACAAAGGAATAAAAGTCATTCCGTGTTAAATCCATCTTCGCATTCACGAATTGGTTTATTGCAAAAATTTATACCATATTTGATTCAAGAACAACATGATAATCAAACTGTGATAGctcttttcaaaagagTTAATATGTTACAACTAATATTCTTACTAAATTCACCtacaaacaaaaatataaatgtaCCAAATGAAATGTCATTACAGGACGAGTACCTATGGGTTTATAAggatttcattatttttgcAGAATTTTTCACATATTCTGAACTTCATATAATCCGAATTTTAATAACCTTCGAGAATAACCTTCAATTATTAGTCAAAACTAAAGCAGAAAAGAACATAAGCAACGACAAACTATATACTCAATTGACAACCTTATTAGAAACCACTCAAGAATTGCTTTCATTTGTAACGTTGAACAAATCTAATTTAGAAAGGTTCATAAATGTCCTTCAAGATTATCCAACATTACGCATTTGCCATGAAtatgatttaataaaacATGACTTCAATAACACTAGTCTTTCTAAACTCGTCAGACCCGCAAACAAGAATGCTTCGTTGGTGGAAagtttcattgaaaatcttggttttaatttattaacttcATTCTTAATATCTTTTGACACTAAAGAACAATCTAAAACAACTACGGGGCTTAATCGTTCACAATCTTTATTCAAAGACTTTGCTCCATCACgtaaaaacaaaaataatctGATGAGATCGAGTTCGGTAAAACGTTTGCTAAGAATTCATAATCATAGTAGCAGTTCTGATGTTGCTGAAAATACTCCCCAAGTTCTTATTCTTCGGCATAAGGCCGATACTTTTCCCTCggtatcatcatcatccgGAAGTTCAGATCGAACCGAcacaaaagaaataaacTTACAATCTACGATTGAGAAACGAATTCTTTCGATCAAACATAATCTTGTTCGgataatttacaaaatcGAACGCCATCCGGTGGGTCAAGTTCTGGTAAAGCGATATATCAAAGACGATATTCGAGAAGTTtatgattttttaaaaatagaATTTTCTTCTCCACTATCTCCAACAGAAACAGCAGCATCGATACCTACAGTACCCGAGGGTATACCTATGAGTCCTCAATCATTCTCTTCAAGTCGAAAAGACTTAGTAAAGGAATTGAACATGATTGAAGAACAACAAGTACAACTAAAAATAGCAAGTGCAAAAACCTCCCAGGACAACTCTGTTGTCTAGATAATCTGTCGCTCATCCTATTGccatataataaataataactaataaataacgtatatatatatatatatatatcgaTAGTACTGCCATTGTCGTTGACACTTCCTGCTGCTCTGAGttaaagtttcaatttctgACATCTTCTTGCTGGCGTTTTTTTCTGCGCGAGAAGAATACCACCAATTCACTACTAAATCCTTCCTTACGTTATCTGTATTTTTGGAGATAGAAATTACCTCGGAAGCAGAAACAGATAGGAAACAAGTTGGAAATTATACACCACCAATACTTTTCCGCTTTAATTCCACGTTTTGGAAATTAACACAACTGGAAACTTACTGGAAACAAAAGAACATCTTTAAATATGACTCTGTTCGGAAGAGTTCCACTTGCTCTTGACTTCTTCCAATATGGAAATCTCAAACAATACAATGATAGAAATGGAACTTTTCAGTTATCAAATACTACCTTGACTCTTTCATGATCTAGTTTTTAAACCCATAGAAGTATGCTTATGATCAATAAGCTggatatagatatatatatatacatatatagtCCTGCTATCCTACCTTTAGTTATACTCCTTTAGATTAATTGTGTTCAGAGAACTTAAAATAGTAACTACGAGAACGATCAGCAAATATGGATACAAGAACAGTCGGTATACTTGGAGGTGGTCAATTAGGAAGAATGCTTGTTGAAGCAGCCAATAGGTTAAATGTCAAGACAATAATTCTAGATGAAGCTGTCGATTCACCTGCTAAACAAATCTCAAACAGCAAGGATCATATTATCGGGTCATTTAATGATCCCCACgctattgaagaattggCATCCAAGTGTGATGTCTTAactattgaaattgaacatGTAAATATCGAAGCTTTAAAGAATGTACAAACAAAGTAtccaaaattgaaaatatatccaacaattgaaactatttctttgattaaggacaaatttcttcaaaaagGACATTTGACTAAGAATAGCATCGCTGCAGTTAAATCTATACCCATCCCGGAAAATACAGTAGACAATTTAAAACAAATTGGGAATGAACTAGGCTACCCATTTGTATTGAAATCAAGGACGTTTGCCTATGATGGTAGGGGTAATTTTGTCATTAAATCACAAGATGATATAGTACAAGGGTTAGTGACGTTGAAAGACCGTCCCTTATACGCTGAGAAATGGGCACCATTTATAAAGGAATTAGCTGTGATGGTTATACGCTCCATTGatggaaaaatattctcGTATCCAGTGGTTGAAACGGTACatcaagataatatttGTCATTTATGCTATGCTCCAGCTAGGGTTCCAGATTCCATCCAAGAAACGGCTAAATTATTAGCAGAGAATGCTGTTCAATCCTTCCGTGATTGTGGTATTTTTGGTGTCGAGATGTTTTTAATGGAAGATGGTGAATTATTTGTCAATGAAATTGCTCCAAGACCTCATAACTCCGGTCATTACACTATTGATAGTTGTGTTACTTCCCAATTTGAAGCTCATTTAAGATCAATCCTATCTTTACCATTACCGAAGAACTTTACTCAATTCGCTACATCAAACACAAATGCAATCATGTTGAACGTTTTGGGTGGAAATACTGCTAATTCAGAGTTAGAATTTTGTAAAAAGGCATTGGAAACGGCAGGATGTTCAGTATATTTATATGGAAAAGAATCGAGACCGAAAAGGAAAGTAGGtcatatcaatattatttcctCATCCATGAAAGACTGTGAAAGGAAACTGGATTCAATACTTGGTGTATCATCTACAATTACTCCACAATCAGATCGTAAATCACCTCTAGTGGGTATAATTATGGGATCCGATTCGGATTTACCTGTTATGTCAGCTGGTTGTAAAATATTAGAACAATTTGGAGTACCATTTGAAGTTACTATCGTTTCAGCACATAGAACTCCTCATAGAATGAGCAAGTATGCCATTGAGGCCTCTCAAAGAGGTTTAAAGGCAATTATTGCAGGTGCAGGTGGTGCTGCTCATTTACCTGGTATGGTCGCTGCTATGACTTCGTTGCCAGTAATTGGTGTTCCAGTCAAGGGATCGTGTCTGGATGGTGTTGATTCTTTACACTCTATCGTACAAATGCCAAGAGGTGTTCCAGTAGCAACTGTTGCAATCAACAACAGTACCAATGCGGCTTTACTCGCAGTAAGAATATTAGGAAGTTATGAtaacaaatattttaaattgatGAACGACTTCCTTctaaaacaagaaaatgaagtcTTACTAAAAGCTGAGACATTAGAAATGCTCGGTTATGAAGATTACTTAACGAAGGCCAAATAGAAGATATTGACCTATAGTTTCCCATACAGTGATGTATAAAGCTAGGGGCaactatatattattagtaaAAGCCTCAAAATAAGAAAGCTGATTGCATTGATGCTTTTACATACATTCTCTATAGTCTATATTTGTCTTTGCAGTATATCTAATGTCTACGAGAATATAAACGGTAAAATATTAGCACATCAGAGCCTTTAAGTCTAATGTCTTAGTAGCTCCTTGtaattgttgaaaataaatccaaCAATAtagtttctttcttttatgTCGGAAATATCCTTCTCACCAGTAAGATCTCTAATTAATCCAGGAGCGAAAACTAACGCtaaattattcatattcattaaattccATTCGGAGAAATGTGTAATCAAATTAACATGTCTTGATAATAActtcaataaatctaaatGCTGTTTTGGTAATGtctttaatatattacCTAATACTTCCAAAACTTTCTCAAATAATTGTTGAGTTTCTATATGTTCTGCGTCAGATAAGGGTAATGTAGTCACCAATTGATTATCTCTTACTAATGCTATTAATGATTCATAAATTTCGAAAGTTAAAAGGGGATTATATAACTTTCGTAGATATCTCTTAAGAATACTTGTCACAACATGAATATCATACGTTGTCAAATCAAAGGAATGGAATGTACCATTTGcgaattcattttcaatctCTTCAATGACTAACTGAGATCCTGATTTTCTATATAACCCTtctgttttcaaattttcttcagtaCTTTCTATTTCAGCCAAACAAGTAGTGATTACAAATGGGAATTGCTTTTGTTCGTATTGACATCTATCCACAAGAGTAGATCCGTACAGGGAAGATGGTGGTTCAGATTCTACAGTTGATTGATTTGATTTCCCACGTGTGTCTGAATTTAACGGTATCAAATTCATATCACTAATTTCGTTGGCATTTCTTAAGAATGGTGgtgaaatttcaatatgaCCATTACCAGAATTGTTATCATTGTTATAAGATAATGTTGTAGTAGGACccatattaatattaaatagTTGATTTGATGAAGCTGAGCTAGGAATTTGTTGTTTGGATGATTGATTTGATGGAGTCGATGCAGAAGATGAGgatgaagagaaaaatttccaaaatctAGGTTTTGATACTGGTTTTACAACGTTCACTGTTGCTACTTGTTTTGAAGGTGATCCCAAATCAGATAACGATTCTGTagtttttaatttcattgaagGTCTATCAAGGGATTCTGTTGACCccaattcatttttctcttttcttaATGATTCTATTGTCTCAGCCAAATCATTCTTGGTTGCTTGCATGGAATCAATTTCagttattaatttttgtttctttaattctaattcttttatatcTAATTTCAGTTTTCTTAATAAAAATTCAGAACCTGTTATAAGATCGTCGATCTCTGTGGGAACGATCGAAGTAGCGACTTCTTGTTCCAGATTATCTTCACGTGtcatatttatatctcCAACGATGTCATTCACGTCATAATTTGGAGATAGTGatattaattttgattttgaaatatcgtcattattatttcctaatgatattggtaaattttgtggatttctttgattttgtaattGCCAACTTAATGTTTTTCTATGAGTCAATAAAGCAGATGATTGATCATCTAATTTTCTAAATGTCGGGGCATCATTATCCAAGGGTGGTGTTGTATATACAGAGACTGCACCTGGATTATTTTTAAGATTACCCATTGGAGAAAAGTGTATTGGAGTTGGTGTAGTGCCACTTTTTGTTCTCTTATGGCTTAGACTTCTATTGCTCGTGGTAGAATAACTGTATGTAGACTCGGGTGGGATATCATCGTTTACTTCCAATATAGATTGCTTTTGTATTGAAGAGTATGTTGATGTATCACTATAACCTCTTGAAGTTTTACGTCTGGGTGTAGAATTTGAgttattattggtattagATCTTGAATTGATACCCCAACCCGTATGTGTTTCAGAAGATACCATTGAGTTTCCTTTGTTAGATACTTGTGGAAAGGAGGAATTGGTACTTTGAGAGTGATGTAAACTGAAGGGACCAGGAGAAGAATGCTTGCTGGTACTAgtttttgattttaaattttgaacAAGACTTTTCGATTTAAGCGAAAGTGATCTACCCAGGGAAGATTTATGAtgatattctttattattacgAGTGCTTTGAGATTGTTGTGATGTTATGCCATTGCcttttgttgatgatgaaatttgtTGATCTGTGATCTTTGATTTATCTAATGAATATGAGTCATTTGAAACTCTCTCGATATTTGAAGGTATTGAAGCACGAGGTGATGGATTTAAGTTTAAAGCTAACCCTTTATTAGTTGGTAAAGGACTATTGTTAGGATTGGTTTTGGAGAATATTATAGGTGCATCTAGTGTGGAAGAGGAATGTAATTCTTTTGAATCTTTAAAGGATTTACTTGTTGGTAATGTTGATTCACTTACATTGAAATCAGTATCTTTCTCAGTAGTCGATTCATTATCACGATTCTCATTCTCACTTtcatcctcatcttcattatcactGAGGATCATACCTCGTCTATAAGATTTTGGAGATTTCAACAAACCGATTTCATTTGACTTATTTCTCAGAGGTGTCCTATTTAATGATTGCTTTTgattattgatttctttattattcttagtATTGTCATTTAATTCTAAATGTACTGGTAGAtttatgttattattattttctatacTTCCTGTATCACCATCATCGATATATTCGTCATTCTCTAACGTTGAGTTcaatatatcatcaatgGATATGTTCCTTGCATGTTTGGAGGTTGTATAATTTGTATTCGTAGCgttattcttttcattacTACTTTGAGGGTTCCTTTCATCGTCAATACTGCTAGCATCATCCTCTTCATTCTCTAAATATTGTGCCACTATACTTTCTGATGttgatttcaataatgtAGATATATCGTTAGATTCTGGCAATGAGATAGTTTGATTTAAAGCTTGAGATTGTGATCGTGAGTTATCATTTCTCGAACGTGATGTTGAGttatttcttgaatgtGATCTTGAATTAGGAGTTCTACTTGGTGAAATGGGTCTGTTTGAAGCTCTTTCTGGAATAGCAAATGCAGATAAAGTAATTGGtgtttgtgtttgtgtttgtgtttgtgtTTGTTGTTGCGTGGAAAGTAATTTTGTATCTTTTGAAGAGGACTTAgcactattattattttcaactTGAGGAATATTTGGTAAACTTTTCCTTTCTAATCTTTTTGattcttcatattttttcctttttgctaataatttttcatgaCAATTTAAACAGAAAAGACCTCTTTTAGTCTTTGCATATCTTAAATCCGTAATATTTTCACCACATTTGCAACATTTAAAACAATCAGAACAATAAGCTTCATTAGAGGATGATAAGATGATAGccaaatcatcaatttttttcccaCAATTTTTACAAGAATCAGAACAATCAAAACAAATTAAAGCACCTGTACCGAGTACTAAGAAATCAGAATCACAACTTAATAGTTTATCACATTTATAGCATGAAAAGCAATGTGTATGCCATTTATCATCACCTAATTCATAAGCATGACCAGTAGTAATAGAGTCTTTGCATCGTACACATGTGGGTAGTAACGGTGATGGTTTGGAAGGAAGATTAGGTTCTGTTTCATTCATTGTCACaggaaagaaagaagaagattacCACTGAATGATTGGTATACTAAGTAGATGAGTTAGTTAGTTGTTTAGCTGTTTAGCTTCAATAC from Naumovozyma dairenensis CBS 421 chromosome 3, complete genome includes these protein-coding regions:
- the RGA1 gene encoding GTPase-activating protein RGA1 (similar to Saccharomyces cerevisiae RGA2 (YDR379W) and RGA1 (YOR127W); ancestral locus Anc_5.453), whose protein sequence is MNETEPNLPSKPSPLLPTCVRCKDSITTGHAYELGDDKWHTHCFSCYKCDKLLSCDSDFLVLGTGALICFDCSDSCKNCGKKIDDLAIILSSSNEAYCSDCFKCCKCGENITDLRYAKTKRGLFCLNCHEKLLAKRKKYEESKRLERKSLPNIPQVENNNSAKSSSKDTKLLSTQQQTQTQTQTQTPITLSAFAIPERASNRPISPSRTPNSRSHSRNNSTSRSRNDNSRSQSQALNQTISLPESNDISTLLKSTSESIVAQYLENEEDDASSIDDERNPQSSNEKNNATNTNYTTSKHARNISIDDILNSTLENDEYIDDGDTGSIENNNNINLPVHLELNDNTKNNKEINNQKQSLNRTPLRNKSNEIGLLKSPKSYRRGMILSDNEDEDESENENRDNESTTEKDTDFNVSESTLPTSKSFKDSKELHSSSTLDAPIIFSKTNPNNSPLPTNKGLALNLNPSPRASIPSNIERVSNDSYSLDKSKITDQQISSSTKGNGITSQQSQSTRNNKEYHHKSSLGRSLSLKSKSLVQNLKSKTSTSKHSSPGPFSLHHSQSTNSSFPQVSNKGNSMVSSETHTGWGINSRSNTNNNSNSTPRRKTSRGYSDTSTYSSIQKQSILEVNDDIPPESTYSYSTTSNRSLSHKRTKSGTTPTPIHFSPMGNLKNNPGAVSVYTTPPLDNDAPTFRKLDDQSSALLTHRKTLSWQLQNQRNPQNLPISLGNNNDDISKSKLISLSPNYDVNDIVGDINMTREDNLEQEVATSIVPTEIDDLITGSEFLLRKLKLDIKELELKKQKLITEIDSMQATKNDLAETIESLRKEKNELGSTESLDRPSMKLKTTESLSDLGSPSKQVATVNVVKPVSKPRFWKFFSSSSSSASTPSNQSSKQQIPSSASSNQLFNINMGPTTTLSYNNDNNSGNGHIEISPPFLRNANEISDMNLIPLNSDTRGKSNQSTVESEPPSSLYGSTLVDRCQYEQKQFPFVITTCLAEIESTEENLKTEGLYRKSGSQLVIEEIENEFANGTFHSFDLTTYDIHVVTSILKRYLRKLYNPLLTFEIYESLIALVRDNQLVTTLPLSDAEHIETQQLFEKVLEVLGNILKTLPKQHLDLLKLLSRHVNLITHFSEWNLMNMNNLALVFAPGLIRDLTGEKDISDIKERNYIVGFIFNNYKELLRH